One segment of Erigeron canadensis isolate Cc75 chromosome 2, C_canadensis_v1, whole genome shotgun sequence DNA contains the following:
- the LOC122587797 gene encoding uncharacterized protein LOC122587797 — protein MIQDAGFNLDTKVVSVVENINWTFPSAWDLAISPPLLQDNTLDVLKWETNDGRLEEFSVALAWDELRPHAPLVAWYHVVWYPQCIPKHSFLLWLVIKRKLKTQDMLRHWDIHPSSSSSLLCPFCNFQPDSHSYLFFDCAYSLRVWNEANKVVGVSQDVGWDDIMRNMM, from the coding sequence ATGATTCAAGATGCAGGTTTTAATCTGGACACTAAAGTGGTTAGTGTGGTTGAGAATATCAACTGGACTTTTCCATCGGCTTGGGATCTTGCTATCAGTCCTCCTCTTTTACAGGATAATACTCTTGATGTGCTAAAATGGGAAACAAATGATGGAAGGTTAGAAGAGTTTTCTGTTGCTTTGGCTTGGGATGAATTGCGACCTCATGCTCCATTGGTTGCATGGTATCATGTTGTTTGGTATCCGCAATGCATTCCTAAGCACTCGTTTCTTTTATGGCTTGTGATTAAACGTAAATTGAAGACACAAGATATGCTGCGACATTGGGATATTCATCCTTCAAGCTCATCGTCCTTGTTGTGTCCTTTTTGTAATTTTCAACCGGATTCACACTCCTACCTATTTTTTGATTGTGCATACTCATTAAGAGTGTGGAATGAAGCGAACAAGGTTGTTGGTGTATCACAGGATGTAGGTTGGGATGATATAATGAGGAATATGATGTAG